From a single Collimonas pratensis genomic region:
- a CDS encoding potassium channel family protein has protein sequence MENTFGAKRQSTTFKLPINRHKYAVIGLGSFGSTVAVELEQLGNEVLGIDTNESLVSHLADQLSHVAVADAKDERVLRDLGLPDYDGVVIAMGRDLEASILCTLAMKNVGVGKVWVKASTPAHHLILEKLGADRIVNPEYHVGVHVARTMIYPHVLDYIALGDNDYIVEFDVPKELNNKRLNELSLRERYRIEVLAFKRGDKVSTAVSAEFLVSQGDRLILLGSITALRAFSRDQL, from the coding sequence ATGGAAAATACTTTTGGCGCCAAACGTCAATCTACTACGTTCAAGCTGCCGATAAACAGACACAAATATGCCGTCATTGGCCTCGGCTCCTTCGGCAGCACAGTCGCCGTCGAGTTGGAGCAGTTAGGTAACGAGGTACTCGGGATTGACACCAATGAATCACTGGTCAGCCATCTTGCCGATCAACTCTCGCATGTTGCGGTTGCTGATGCAAAGGATGAGCGCGTGCTGCGGGATCTGGGATTGCCCGATTATGACGGCGTCGTCATCGCGATGGGACGCGACCTGGAGGCGAGTATTCTCTGTACCTTGGCAATGAAAAACGTTGGTGTAGGTAAGGTCTGGGTAAAAGCATCGACACCGGCGCATCACCTGATTCTTGAAAAATTGGGCGCTGATCGCATCGTTAATCCTGAATACCACGTCGGCGTCCATGTCGCACGCACCATGATTTATCCCCATGTGCTGGACTATATCGCGCTGGGCGACAATGATTATATTGTCGAATTCGATGTGCCAAAAGAATTGAATAACAAGCGTTTGAACGAACTGTCGTTGCGCGAGCGCTATCGCATCGAGGTGCTGGCCTTCAAGCGCGGCGACAAAGTATCCACCGCAGTATCTGCGGAATTCTTGGTGTCGCAAGGCGACCGCCTGATCCTGTTAGGCAGCATTACGGCACTACGCGCATTTTCACGAGATCAGCTTTGA
- a CDS encoding LysR family transcriptional regulator, which translates to MDKFESMRIFTRIVELKSFTRAAEDLGYPKATVTNAIKQLEARLRVRLLHRTTRQVSPTLDGDAYYTRCVQLLADLEETENVFSQAAANPSGKLRIDMHGTLGRHFVLPVLDQFCTRYPHIELQIGMGDRLVDLVRESIDCVLRVGELQDSSMVARRLASLEQVTCASPAYLELHGEPRHVEDLAAHRAVNFFSAQTGKIYPFEFKVDGERREIAIPGTISVNNADAYKQCCASGFGLIQVPRYGVAGLLASGALREVMPEYRPQPSTVSVLYPHHRQLSPRVRVFVDWLAAVFAAAR; encoded by the coding sequence ATGGATAAATTTGAATCCATGCGCATCTTTACGCGCATTGTCGAATTGAAAAGCTTTACCCGCGCCGCCGAGGACCTCGGCTATCCGAAGGCGACCGTGACCAACGCCATCAAGCAGCTGGAAGCGCGCTTGCGCGTGCGGCTGCTGCACCGGACCACGCGCCAGGTCAGCCCGACCTTGGACGGCGACGCCTATTACACGCGTTGCGTACAGTTGCTGGCCGATCTGGAGGAAACCGAAAACGTGTTTTCGCAAGCCGCCGCCAACCCCTCAGGCAAGCTGAGGATAGACATGCACGGCACGCTGGGCCGCCATTTCGTGCTGCCGGTGCTGGACCAGTTCTGCACGCGCTATCCGCATATCGAACTGCAGATCGGTATGGGTGATCGTCTGGTGGATCTGGTCAGGGAAAGCATCGATTGTGTGCTGCGCGTAGGCGAGTTGCAGGATTCGTCAATGGTGGCGCGGCGGCTGGCCAGCCTGGAGCAGGTGACCTGCGCCAGCCCTGCTTATCTGGAACTGCATGGAGAGCCACGGCACGTAGAAGATCTTGCCGCGCACCGCGCCGTCAATTTCTTTTCAGCGCAGACAGGAAAAATCTATCCCTTCGAATTCAAGGTAGATGGAGAAAGGCGCGAGATTGCCATCCCGGGCACGATATCGGTCAATAATGCGGACGCCTACAAGCAGTGCTGCGCATCGGGCTTCGGCTTGATCCAGGTGCCGCGTTATGGCGTCGCAGGCTTGCTTGCCAGCGGCGCCTTGCGGGAAGTAATGCCGGAATACCGGCCGCAGCCGTCGACCGTATCGGTGCTGTATCCGCATCATCGGCAGCTGTCGCCCAGGGTGCGCGTGTTTGTCGACTGGCTGGCGGCGGTGTTTGCTGCGGCGCGGTAA
- a CDS encoding SDR family oxidoreductase: protein MNNANKQVAIVTGSSRGIGAAVALRLARDGFAVIVNYAGSAAAAEALVQQLVKQGGQALAVQADVSDAAAVRAMFDAAEQAFGGVDVLVNNAGIMLNASIADTDDATFDRQIAINLKGSFNTLREAARRLRHGGRIINFSSSVVGLLQPTYGVYAATKAGVEAMTSVLAKELRGKNITVNAVAPGPTATDLFLNGKPQEMVDRLAKLAPLERLGQPQDIAATVSFLAGADGGWINGQVLRANGGII, encoded by the coding sequence ATGAACAACGCAAACAAGCAAGTAGCCATCGTCACCGGATCCTCGCGCGGCATCGGCGCCGCAGTAGCGCTGCGCCTGGCCAGAGACGGCTTTGCCGTGATCGTCAATTACGCTGGCAGCGCCGCAGCCGCCGAGGCCTTGGTGCAGCAATTGGTCAAGCAAGGCGGCCAGGCATTGGCGGTGCAGGCCGACGTCAGCGACGCCGCAGCCGTGCGCGCCATGTTCGACGCCGCGGAGCAAGCTTTCGGCGGAGTCGATGTGCTGGTCAACAATGCCGGCATCATGCTCAACGCCAGCATCGCCGACACCGACGATGCCACTTTCGACCGCCAGATCGCCATCAATCTCAAAGGCAGCTTCAACACCCTGCGCGAAGCCGCCAGACGGCTGCGCCATGGCGGCCGCATCATCAATTTCTCATCGAGCGTGGTCGGCCTGCTGCAGCCTACATATGGTGTATATGCCGCCACCAAGGCCGGCGTGGAAGCGATGACCAGCGTGCTGGCCAAGGAACTGCGCGGCAAAAACATCACCGTCAACGCAGTTGCCCCTGGGCCAACCGCTACCGACCTGTTCCTCAACGGTAAGCCGCAAGAAATGGTCGACCGCCTGGCCAAACTGGCGCCGCTCGAACGCCTGGGCCAACCGCAGGACATCGCAGCCACAGTCTCGTTCCTGGCCGGCGCCGACGGCGGCTGGATCAACGGCCAGGTGCTGCGCGCCAACGGCGGCATCATCTGA
- a CDS encoding type II secretion system F family protein translates to MNSSIYLYGAIILAFGSLSVFMFYLFRLVANVKVTKFRPNMDPLPRLLKRIWNGVMFFDFYFGATVSEARLLKRKQMLNSAGLEYFMTPAETYALQFFSLAVALFCAVLVGLAAFGIDYTVLIIMLVLGLIGWFYPLMWIRDQKKKRNIEISRYFPSFVDIVTLCCECGLTLNTAIVNFCERGPECILRHEIERVVRDMKTGAGRADALGKFARRTGNVDISRFVGIVLQCDKLGVPLGPTLRKFAEQKRTERFQRAEKLAMEAPMKMIAPLIMFIFPITFIIIAFPIVMTILMNFK, encoded by the coding sequence ATGAACAGTTCAATCTATCTTTACGGCGCAATCATACTGGCCTTCGGCAGCCTCAGCGTTTTCATGTTTTACCTGTTCCGGCTGGTGGCCAATGTCAAGGTCACCAAGTTCCGGCCGAACATGGATCCGCTGCCGCGGCTGCTGAAAAGAATCTGGAATGGCGTGATGTTCTTCGACTTCTATTTTGGCGCGACAGTGTCGGAGGCGCGGCTGCTGAAACGCAAGCAGATGCTTAACTCGGCCGGCCTGGAATATTTCATGACGCCCGCCGAGACTTACGCCTTGCAGTTCTTCTCGCTGGCAGTAGCGCTATTTTGCGCCGTGCTGGTGGGCCTGGCGGCGTTTGGCATCGACTATACGGTGCTCATCATCATGCTGGTGCTGGGACTGATAGGCTGGTTTTATCCGCTGATGTGGATCCGCGACCAGAAGAAGAAACGCAACATTGAGATCTCGCGCTATTTTCCGTCTTTCGTCGATATCGTGACCCTGTGCTGCGAATGTGGCTTGACCCTGAACACCGCCATCGTCAATTTCTGCGAACGCGGTCCGGAATGCATCTTGCGCCATGAGATCGAACGGGTGGTGCGCGACATGAAAACCGGCGCCGGCCGCGCCGACGCCTTGGGAAAGTTTGCCCGTCGCACCGGCAATGTCGACATCTCGCGTTTTGTCGGCATTGTCCTGCAATGCGATAAACTGGGCGTGCCGCTGGGGCCGACCTTGCGCAAGTTCGCCGAACAGAAGCGCACCGAACGTTTCCAGCGCGCCGAAAAGCTGGCGATGGAAGCACCGATGAAGATGATCGCGCCCCTGATCATGTTCATCTTCCCGATTACCTTTATCATCATCGCTTTCCCGATTGTGATGACCATCCTGATGAATTTCAAATAA
- a CDS encoding type II secretion system F family protein — MNNQILLFSGILFALVLFIAWSLLNSKGYFLKLLFDMHVRYIGHIKEWTGLRDGRVYMVLFAQIAAALMLVVVIYFVLRNIFLVLLIGYFIFKAPLWVSNYKRKRRLNSIEYELPTALTVIASSLTAGVSLSIALQSYSKESNSPLASEFAHVIRLQKVGVDFETAIEEVGKRIDLVDFQLLVMTFRISKSVGGNLSETLMSLSNTIQQKLTIEGKIRSLTAQGKMQGWVMICLPALVGIALFFIQPAEMGLLLTTFYGKIVLFICLTMAYVGHKVIQKILAIDV, encoded by the coding sequence ATGAATAATCAGATACTGCTGTTTTCGGGGATCTTGTTTGCGCTGGTGCTGTTCATCGCCTGGTCGCTGCTGAATTCCAAGGGGTATTTCCTCAAGCTGCTGTTCGACATGCACGTGCGCTATATCGGCCACATCAAGGAATGGACCGGGCTGCGCGACGGCCGTGTCTACATGGTGCTGTTCGCCCAGATAGCGGCGGCGCTGATGCTGGTGGTGGTGATTTATTTCGTCTTGCGCAACATCTTCCTGGTGTTGCTGATCGGTTATTTCATCTTCAAGGCGCCGCTGTGGGTCAGCAATTACAAGCGCAAGCGCCGCCTCAACAGCATCGAATACGAATTGCCGACGGCGCTCACCGTGATCGCCTCCAGCCTGACGGCGGGGGTGTCCCTGAGCATTGCCTTGCAATCGTATTCCAAGGAGAGCAATTCACCTTTGGCCAGCGAATTTGCGCACGTGATCCGGCTACAGAAAGTCGGCGTCGATTTCGAAACCGCGATCGAAGAAGTCGGCAAGCGCATCGACCTGGTCGATTTCCAGCTGCTGGTGATGACCTTCCGGATCTCGAAATCGGTGGGCGGCAACCTGTCGGAAACGCTGATGAGCCTGTCTAACACGATCCAGCAAAAACTGACAATCGAGGGCAAGATCAGGTCGCTGACGGCGCAGGGCAAGATGCAGGGCTGGGTCATGATCTGCCTGCCGGCGCTGGTCGGGATTGCGCTGTTCTTCATCCAACCGGCCGAAATGGGGCTGCTGCTGACCACGTTTTACGGCAAGATCGTACTCTTCATCTGTCTCACCATGGCCTATGTCGGCCACAAGGTGATCCAGAAAATCCTGGCCATCGATGTCTGA
- a CDS encoding ATPase, T2SS/T4P/T4SS family, producing the protein MAESQSGFVLMVVADDYDILDEVYVDKERFVLGKGEGCDLRLKGWNVSKLHATFLLNEGSVFIEDSGSIFGTWVDGERVNRLGPLSSNTVIKIGNYSLTLHTNQQGHEASVGRERQNRAVNHAISSIEHDFEEVLVAERPLKQASQPLPPAAPRQQFATPVQAPPPPAPSRPVPIAVAAAPAAMPQGSRPGAGGKQVANIPARVIDLEFSRWRKTLHEAVLHEIDLRRIDANKMSEHDLKANVKSLIKELLNTTFSLPDNIDTELLTKEVLDEAVGLGPLEPMIADDSVTEIMVNRHDEIWVERGGRLELSSATFTSDLAVLGAIERIVTPLGRRIDESSPMVDARLRDGSRVNAIISPLSLRGPTLTIRKFSRRKMVAEDLIKYGSMTEDMLNILRSAVEQRLNIVVSGGTGSGKTTFLNMMSAFVPNDERIVTIEDAAELQLSQPNLVSLESRPPNVEGKGHVAIRDLVRNSLRMRPDRIIVGECRGGEALDMLQAMNTGHDGSMTTLHANSPRDALARMEVLVLMAGMNLPVRAIREQISSAVHLIIQLTRYSCGARKVTAITEVVGIESETIQLQDIFKFHREGLDQNGKTFGEFRYSGMKPVFMERLENE; encoded by the coding sequence ATGGCAGAGAGCCAAAGTGGATTTGTGTTGATGGTGGTCGCGGACGATTATGACATACTAGATGAAGTCTACGTCGACAAGGAACGCTTCGTTCTCGGCAAGGGAGAGGGCTGCGACCTGCGTCTCAAGGGCTGGAACGTCAGCAAGCTGCATGCGACTTTTCTATTGAACGAGGGCAGCGTTTTCATTGAAGACAGCGGCAGCATCTTCGGCACTTGGGTCGACGGCGAGCGCGTCAACCGCCTCGGGCCGCTGAGCAGCAACACCGTGATCAAGATCGGCAACTACAGCCTGACCTTGCATACCAACCAGCAGGGGCACGAGGCCAGCGTCGGCCGCGAGCGGCAGAACCGGGCCGTCAACCATGCGATCAGCTCTATCGAACATGATTTTGAAGAAGTGCTGGTGGCGGAACGGCCGCTGAAACAGGCTAGCCAGCCGCTTCCGCCCGCCGCGCCGCGCCAGCAGTTCGCCACGCCGGTCCAGGCGCCGCCACCACCGGCGCCGTCTCGCCCGGTCCCGATAGCCGTTGCGGCGGCGCCGGCAGCCATGCCACAGGGATCAAGGCCGGGCGCCGGCGGCAAGCAAGTCGCAAATATCCCGGCGCGCGTGATCGATCTTGAATTTTCGCGCTGGCGCAAAACCTTGCACGAGGCGGTGCTGCATGAAATCGATCTGCGCCGCATCGACGCCAACAAGATGTCCGAGCACGATCTCAAAGCCAACGTCAAGAGCCTGATCAAGGAGTTGCTGAACACCACCTTCAGCTTGCCGGACAATATCGACACCGAGCTGCTGACCAAGGAAGTGCTGGACGAAGCGGTCGGCCTGGGGCCGCTGGAGCCGATGATCGCCGACGACAGCGTGACCGAAATCATGGTCAACCGCCACGACGAAATCTGGGTCGAGCGCGGCGGCCGGCTGGAACTCTCCAGCGCCACTTTCACCAGCGACCTTGCGGTGCTGGGAGCGATCGAGCGGATTGTCACGCCGCTAGGACGCCGTATCGATGAAAGCTCGCCGATGGTCGATGCGCGTTTGCGCGACGGTTCGCGCGTGAATGCCATCATTTCACCGCTGTCGCTGCGCGGACCGACCCTGACTATCCGGAAATTCTCGCGCCGCAAGATGGTGGCCGAAGACTTGATCAAGTATGGCTCGATGACGGAGGACATGCTGAATATCCTGCGCAGCGCGGTCGAACAGCGCTTGAACATCGTGGTGTCAGGCGGCACCGGTTCCGGTAAAACCACCTTCCTCAACATGATGTCTGCCTTCGTGCCGAACGACGAGCGCATCGTCACCATCGAGGATGCGGCCGAGCTGCAGCTGTCGCAGCCGAACCTGGTGTCGCTGGAAAGCCGGCCGCCCAACGTCGAAGGCAAGGGCCATGTGGCGATCCGTGACCTGGTGCGCAATTCGCTGCGGATGCGGCCCGACCGTATCATTGTCGGTGAGTGCCGCGGCGGCGAAGCGCTGGACATGCTGCAGGCCATGAATACCGGCCATGACGGCTCGATGACCACCTTGCACGCCAACTCGCCGCGCGACGCGCTGGCGCGTATGGAAGTGCTGGTGCTGATGGCCGGCATGAACCTGCCGGTGCGGGCGATCCGCGAACAGATTTCCTCGGCGGTGCACCTGATCATCCAGCTCACCCGCTATTCCTGCGGCGCGCGCAAGGTGACGGCGATCACTGAAGTGGTCGGCATCGAATCGGAAACCATCCAGCTGCAGGACATCTTCAAGTTTCATCGTGAAGGCCTGGACCAGAATGGCAAGACCTTTGGCGAATTCCGTTATTCAGGCATGAAGCCTGTCTTCATGGAGCGATTGGAAAATGAATAA
- a CDS encoding DUF192 domain-containing protein, producing the protein MKIIPAYKNNQIIIANVTIGDSFFSRARGLMFTRTLAPDSGYLLKDCNSVHTFFMHFTIGVVYLSPDFVITKIVPVMARRSLSSDRSARHTLELHPATLAALSLSVGDQLRF; encoded by the coding sequence ATGAAAATTATTCCCGCATATAAAAATAATCAGATCATCATCGCCAATGTCACCATCGGCGACTCGTTTTTCAGCCGCGCCCGCGGCCTGATGTTCACCAGGACGCTGGCGCCCGACAGCGGCTACCTGCTCAAGGACTGCAACTCGGTCCATACTTTTTTCATGCACTTCACCATCGGTGTGGTGTATCTGTCGCCAGACTTCGTCATCACCAAGATAGTTCCGGTCATGGCGCGCAGAAGTCTTTCTTCCGACCGTTCCGCGCGCCACACGCTGGAACTGCATCCCGCCACCCTGGCAGCCCTGTCCCTGAGTGTCGGCGACCAGCTGCGTTTCTAG
- a CDS encoding type II and III secretion system protein family protein: MTNPRNFRSCLLLSALIGSRAFAAAPLPETLQNQNKAQKASQKQVQNEARASRDGGVEYLDGNAIEQRNQMNGPEGIPVRNAGDLAALKPSSGHGAKAQQAVDDELLMYAGEARVIEVGAVNRIAIGNGKIASTAVIEKTKLLIIAQEVGLTNILLWNKPNFSREIRLRVTALNVIKQQRDVKAALADLTGVDVVRRGDRLYVEGNIHSREDLSKITALTDQYANLVNSTKLDIDTVPAYKQDSQMLVFDLYFVEFKKGYLENLGVNWAKSFNGFNIGIFGEASRGAVNLRPLPQDTGTGGKFDLPDQKLRGVSASVNASIAIPSVIQLAVDSGDAFVLASPSIATRNGGQARFVAGGEVPIPTVSQNGTNVTFKPYGILIEIAPKLDAFSNITGILKAEVSKIDPTVSVGGIPGFTTRRTETDFSVKTGDAIILSGLYSQDGSTDIQKVPGLGDVPLLGNLFKSTGTTRNQTEVYLVAIPHTQEGESGESSNALRNISNRINQARKAVGMPEEAELPTLRNLQKEIPVKSPFQAAPLRPEPALPPEYGNH; this comes from the coding sequence ATGACTAATCCAAGAAATTTCCGCTCCTGCCTGCTGTTGTCCGCCCTGATTGGCAGCCGCGCCTTTGCCGCCGCACCTTTGCCGGAGACTTTGCAAAACCAGAACAAGGCACAAAAAGCCAGCCAAAAACAGGTCCAAAACGAGGCCCGCGCCAGCCGCGACGGCGGCGTCGAATACCTGGACGGCAATGCGATTGAACAGAGAAACCAGATGAACGGGCCGGAGGGCATCCCTGTCCGCAATGCCGGCGACCTTGCTGCCTTGAAGCCTTCGAGCGGCCATGGAGCAAAGGCGCAGCAAGCAGTCGACGACGAACTGCTCATGTACGCCGGCGAGGCGCGCGTGATCGAAGTCGGCGCGGTGAACCGCATCGCTATCGGCAACGGCAAGATCGCGTCCACCGCAGTGATCGAAAAGACCAAACTGCTGATCATTGCCCAGGAAGTAGGCCTGACCAATATTCTGCTCTGGAACAAGCCGAACTTCTCGCGTGAAATCCGCTTGCGGGTGACCGCGCTCAACGTCATCAAGCAGCAGCGCGATGTCAAGGCAGCCCTGGCCGACCTGACGGGTGTCGATGTGGTGCGCCGCGGCGACCGCCTGTACGTGGAGGGCAATATCCATTCGCGCGAAGACCTGTCCAAAATCACGGCCCTGACCGATCAGTACGCCAACCTGGTCAACAGCACCAAGCTCGATATCGACACCGTGCCCGCCTACAAGCAGGACTCGCAGATGCTGGTGTTCGACCTGTATTTTGTCGAATTCAAGAAAGGCTACCTGGAGAACCTGGGCGTCAACTGGGCCAAGAGTTTCAACGGTTTCAACATCGGCATCTTCGGCGAAGCATCGCGCGGCGCCGTCAACCTGCGGCCTTTGCCGCAAGACACCGGCACCGGCGGCAAGTTCGACCTGCCTGACCAGAAACTGCGCGGCGTCAGCGCCAGCGTCAATGCTTCGATTGCGATTCCCTCGGTCATCCAGCTGGCGGTCGACAGCGGCGACGCCTTTGTGCTGGCGTCACCAAGCATCGCCACCCGCAACGGCGGCCAGGCTCGCTTCGTCGCCGGCGGCGAAGTGCCGATTCCGACGGTCAGCCAGAATGGCACCAACGTCACCTTCAAGCCTTACGGCATCCTGATCGAAATCGCGCCCAAGCTGGATGCTTTCAGCAACATCACCGGCATCCTCAAGGCCGAGGTCAGCAAGATCGATCCGACCGTCAGCGTCGGCGGCATTCCGGGATTCACCACGCGCCGCACCGAGACCGATTTCTCGGTCAAGACCGGCGACGCCATCATCTTGTCCGGCTTGTACAGCCAGGACGGCAGCACCGATATCCAGAAAGTGCCGGGACTGGGCGATGTGCCGCTGCTGGGCAACCTGTTCAAGAGCACCGGCACCACCCGCAACCAGACCGAGGTCTACCTGGTGGCGATTCCGCACACGCAGGAAGGGGAGTCGGGGGAAAGCTCGAATGCTTTACGCAATATCAGCAACCGCATCAACCAGGCGCGTAAAGCGGTGGGCATGCCGGAGGAGGCAGAGCTGCCGACCCTGCGCAATCTGCAGAAAGAAATACCGGTGAAGTCGCCGTTCCAGGCAGCGCCGCTGCGGCCTGAGCCGGCATTGCCGCCTGAATACGGCAATCATTGA
- the cpaB gene encoding Flp pilus assembly protein CpaB, translated as MNIKRFINFQKIKKALPLLIIVLIAAFAVFLANNYLKTRSSEIEKSLSDEASKVRTVVTVPRIDLNPGDVLTMEQLASRTVPKEYMNFDVISPEQIDAYIGKKIIRPVRKGTPLLESYFLMYESVPFSKSIDAGSRAITIPVDEINSFSGLLRAGDHIDLFYMMKRPQEGPPSAGPQPEDTVLAPLLKNIEVRATGQTTVREVLAADRAREAGLGERQGQAGRATYSTVTISVPAADAQKVILVQTGARIVAVLRSPDDQGDAEKRLFLSDVIDPDAKRRLQMPGSQVDYIIGGRFKTGEYADGGSDQASKLEAFKRLLGSAAGNPQ; from the coding sequence ATGAACATAAAACGTTTCATCAATTTTCAAAAAATCAAGAAAGCGCTGCCGCTGCTCATCATCGTCCTGATCGCCGCATTCGCCGTCTTCCTCGCCAACAACTACCTGAAAACCCGTTCTAGTGAAATCGAAAAAAGCCTGAGCGACGAAGCCAGCAAGGTGCGCACCGTAGTGACGGTGCCGCGGATCGACCTCAATCCCGGCGACGTGCTGACCATGGAACAGCTGGCTTCGCGCACGGTGCCCAAGGAATACATGAACTTCGACGTCATCTCGCCGGAACAGATCGATGCCTATATCGGCAAGAAGATCATCCGCCCGGTGCGCAAGGGCACACCCTTGCTGGAATCGTATTTCCTGATGTACGAGTCGGTGCCGTTTTCCAAATCGATCGATGCCGGCAGTCGGGCGATCACCATTCCGGTGGACGAGATCAATTCTTTTTCCGGCCTGCTGCGCGCCGGTGATCATATCGACCTGTTCTACATGATGAAACGGCCTCAGGAAGGGCCGCCCAGTGCCGGACCGCAGCCGGAAGATACCGTGCTGGCGCCGTTGCTGAAGAATATCGAAGTGCGCGCCACCGGTCAGACCACGGTGCGCGAAGTGTTGGCGGCCGACCGCGCACGCGAAGCAGGGTTAGGCGAGCGCCAGGGCCAGGCCGGGCGCGCCACTTACAGCACGGTGACGATTTCGGTGCCGGCGGCGGATGCCCAGAAAGTCATCCTGGTGCAGACCGGCGCCCGCATCGTCGCCGTGCTGCGCAGTCCTGACGACCAGGGCGACGCCGAGAAAAGACTGTTCCTGTCCGATGTCATCGATCCGGACGCCAAGCGCCGCCTGCAGATGCCGGGGTCGCAGGTCGACTACATCATCGGCGGCCGCTTCAAGACCGGCGAATATGCCGACGGCGGCAGCGACCAGGCCAGCAAACTTGAAGCCTTCAAGCGCCTTCTGGGCAGCGCAGCCGGCAATCCACAATGA
- a CDS encoding TadE/TadG family type IV pilus assembly protein — MLIKVGRNLKLGRGASMAEFIVAIPIVLIFALLCLQMVLMYRAKLAHNYAVQEAVRIGAMSNGRVVPRFVTDPLTAQLGNLGYAAVGKIVHSKDSSGRDVTSTVTTPGSELAGSGQAEAASNGVPVNNAAGSSGGDPGEAENRAGPISGYLGKAKQKIGPAVWAFVKGLMRYGDSSVLQGYINGITPMYMGSDTGKLAVVEAQVEAYKDAMFNSCILYHNPTQAAFLESGVIELQGLDYGILKLPADYMRFRTPLGTDAPGGGEDLSDSKLKGDITNKNIQENTVLSIEIWWSYPLKVPIANSIIIGITRLFGNSSESSGIAASFQAKALERGRYPFSSSASYRAQNALHWHPFYPLGTKSPPIGGSGGYQAFDVVRLIWNSILSRLEGKFDPAEPQIGFCLGAMDMGAWAAGEKNDVPEHWWGEDYDKASH, encoded by the coding sequence ATGTTGATCAAAGTCGGAAGAAATCTGAAACTGGGGCGTGGCGCCAGCATGGCCGAATTCATTGTGGCGATTCCCATCGTGCTGATCTTTGCCTTGCTGTGCCTGCAAATGGTCTTGATGTACCGTGCCAAGCTGGCGCACAACTATGCGGTGCAGGAAGCGGTACGCATCGGCGCGATGAGCAATGGCCGGGTGGTGCCGCGCTTCGTCACGGATCCGCTGACGGCGCAGCTGGGTAATCTCGGTTATGCGGCGGTTGGCAAGATCGTCCACAGCAAGGATTCTTCCGGGCGCGATGTGACCTCGACCGTCACCACGCCGGGCAGTGAACTGGCCGGCTCCGGCCAGGCCGAAGCCGCCAGCAACGGCGTGCCGGTCAACAATGCCGCCGGCTCCTCCGGCGGTGATCCCGGCGAAGCAGAAAACCGCGCCGGTCCGATCTCCGGTTACCTGGGCAAGGCCAAGCAGAAAATCGGGCCGGCCGTGTGGGCCTTCGTCAAAGGCCTGATGCGCTATGGCGACAGCTCGGTGCTGCAAGGCTACATCAACGGCATCACGCCGATGTACATGGGTAGCGACACCGGCAAGCTGGCGGTGGTCGAAGCCCAGGTTGAAGCCTACAAGGATGCCATGTTCAATTCCTGCATCCTGTACCACAACCCGACCCAGGCAGCTTTCCTCGAATCAGGCGTGATCGAATTGCAGGGGCTCGATTACGGCATCCTCAAGCTGCCGGCCGACTACATGCGCTTCCGCACGCCGCTCGGCACGGATGCCCCGGGCGGCGGCGAAGATCTTTCCGACAGCAAGCTGAAAGGCGACATCACCAACAAGAACATCCAGGAAAACACCGTGCTGTCGATCGAAATCTGGTGGAGCTATCCGCTCAAGGTGCCGATCGCCAACAGCATCATCATCGGCATCACCCGCTTGTTCGGCAATAGCAGCGAGAGTTCCGGCATCGCGGCGTCGTTCCAGGCCAAGGCGCTGGAGCGCGGCCGCTATCCGTTCAGCTCATCGGCCAGCTACCGGGCGCAAAACGCCTTGCACTGGCATCCCTTTTATCCCTTGGGAACAAAATCGCCGCCTATCGGCGGCAGCGGCGGCTACCAGGCCTTCGACGTGGTCAGGCTGATCTGGAACAGCATCCTGAGCCGGCTGGAGGGCAAATTCGATCCGGCCGAGCCGCAGATAGGCTTCTGCCTGGGTGCGATGGACATGGGCGCCTGGGCCGCCGGCGAAAAGAACGATGTGCCGGAGCACTGGTGGGGCGAGGACTATGACAAAGCAAGCCATTAG